The Vanessa cardui chromosome 9, ilVanCard2.1, whole genome shotgun sequence genome has a window encoding:
- the LOC124532523 gene encoding U-scoloptoxin(05)-Sm1a: MYIITAKCLLFVVLTANTLNSVNSINCYQCSGTDSNEPFECNEYLDTDTALIPTDCSSIHDAQYCIKHVGRFEGGISTKRYCSSLDLGNYCNYVQQPGDKLEYRTCIHTCNTDGCNGASSKQSFAIFSLLVLSISIWIIKV, encoded by the exons ATGTACATAATTACagcaaaatgtttattatttgtcgTGTTAACAGCAAATACGTTAAACTCAG TGAATTCTATAAATTGTTATCAATGCTCTGGAACTGACTCAAACGAACCTTTTGAGTGTAATGAGTATTTAGACACCGACACGGCCTTAATTCCAACAGATTGTAGTAGTATTCATGATGCTCAATATTGCATTAAACACGTTGGAAGATTTGAAG GTGGGATAAGTACAAAGAGATATTGTTCTTCTTTAGATTTAGGAAACTATTGCAATTATGTCCAACAGCCTGGAGATAAACTAGAGTACAGGACATGCATTCACACATGTAATACGGATGGATGTAACGGCGCTTCTAGCAAGCAAAGTTTTGCAATATTTTCATTACTAGTTTTAAGCATATCAATATGGATTATAAAGGTGTAG